In Natronomonas halophila, one DNA window encodes the following:
- a CDS encoding MFS transporter: MSENSRTVRLYYAYRATTANGFWIPYAYVYLLELGFGEATFGFANAAFLFTMVAAEIPAGYVGDRLGRRVSLGAGNLLATVVFGLHASVGSTPQVVALFAVWGVGYAFHSAAGEAWLYDLLDGRDDGTDEFARVSGRSETASLLASAGGALAATPLYWVDPALPFLANALLSAVGIAVLAALPATRGDEETTFSVRRAVRMLRVQAGRPEVRWLVVYTALFNLLLSMTRWLEQPALKAAGVPLAGFGALYASFQLVSAAGTWTTGWLQDSLGAKRFFLLLAPLVGVAYGLVAVVPAFVVPVVYLRRVLARVVGPLRDQYLNDRFDGFSRATMLSGVSMTLTLASGVSAAVFGPVAEAMGPLSFLPRAGIVVASLAALLWVGTNPVRLRSESGAVAGSRADD, from the coding sequence GTGTCAGAGAACAGCCGAACGGTCCGCCTCTACTACGCCTACCGGGCGACCACCGCGAACGGGTTCTGGATACCGTACGCCTACGTATACCTGCTGGAGTTGGGCTTCGGCGAGGCGACGTTCGGGTTCGCGAACGCGGCGTTCCTGTTCACGATGGTCGCCGCCGAGATTCCGGCGGGCTACGTCGGCGACCGACTCGGCCGACGGGTCAGTCTCGGCGCCGGCAACCTGCTTGCGACGGTCGTGTTCGGCCTCCACGCCTCCGTCGGAAGCACACCGCAGGTCGTCGCCCTGTTCGCGGTGTGGGGCGTCGGCTACGCGTTCCACTCCGCGGCCGGCGAAGCGTGGCTCTACGACCTGCTGGACGGACGCGACGATGGGACCGACGAGTTCGCCCGCGTGAGCGGCCGCAGCGAGACGGCCTCGCTACTGGCCTCCGCCGGCGGTGCGCTGGCGGCCACGCCGCTGTACTGGGTCGACCCCGCGTTGCCGTTCCTGGCAAACGCACTGCTGAGCGCGGTCGGAATCGCGGTGCTCGCCGCGCTGCCGGCGACTCGCGGTGACGAGGAAACGACCTTCTCGGTCCGACGAGCGGTTCGGATGCTCCGGGTGCAGGCGGGCCGGCCGGAGGTCCGGTGGCTGGTCGTCTACACGGCGCTGTTCAATCTGCTGCTGTCGATGACCCGCTGGCTCGAACAGCCGGCGCTGAAGGCTGCCGGGGTGCCGCTGGCCGGATTCGGCGCGCTCTACGCGTCGTTCCAACTGGTCTCGGCGGCCGGCACGTGGACGACCGGGTGGCTGCAGGACTCGCTCGGCGCGAAGCGGTTCTTCCTGCTTCTCGCACCCCTCGTCGGCGTCGCGTACGGTCTCGTCGCGGTCGTGCCGGCCTTCGTGGTCCCCGTGGTCTACCTTCGACGGGTGCTGGCCCGAGTCGTCGGCCCGCTCCGGGACCAGTATCTCAACGACCGTTTCGATGGGTTTAGTCGCGCGACGATGCTGTCGGGCGTCTCGATGACCCTGACGCTCGCAAGCGGCGTGAGTGCGGCCGTCTTCGGCCCTGTCGCGGAGGCGATGGGGCCGCTTTCGTTCCTGCCCCGCGCGGGAATCGTCGTCGCTTCGCTCGCGGCGCTGCTGTGGGTCGGGACGAACCCGGTTCGCCTGCGGTCGGAAAGCGGCGCTGTTGCCGGAAGTAGAGCCGACGACTGA
- the lysA gene encoding diaminopimelate decarboxylase — translation MSDADSPAVKRLAEWDGERLERLAEEHGTPLYVMDHDRLRENFARFDAAFDFAHVMYAAKANTGREVVRTLYDAGADVECAAAGELDRALKAGVAPEDLQYTAVNPPDADLDYAVDLWEDTPELTITAGAEMTLDRLEARGFDGRLSLRVNPGIGTGHHEKVATGKDAKFGLPYDEVPRVAEEARERFDFVGLHAHVGSGVLSEDLDDHRRALGKVADLAERVGDLEFLDLGGGFGVPYRPDEPALDIEGAAEMVREVTADVDATIALEPGRYLVADAGALLTRVNTIKQTPETRVVGVDAGLTDMIRPAMFDSYHHIRNVTGGDREAVESSVGGPLCTSADVFCTDRPIPRPEAEDLLAIGNVGAYGINLTSQFHSQPRPAEVAIEGDEARVTRRRETFEDLTRLEDEAPGTRSSEK, via the coding sequence ATGAGTGACGCCGATTCGCCTGCCGTCAAGCGCCTCGCCGAGTGGGACGGCGAGCGGCTGGAACGGCTGGCCGAGGAGCACGGCACGCCGCTGTACGTGATGGACCACGACCGCCTGCGGGAGAACTTCGCGCGGTTCGACGCGGCCTTCGATTTCGCCCACGTGATGTACGCGGCGAAGGCGAACACGGGCCGGGAGGTCGTCCGCACGCTCTACGACGCCGGCGCGGACGTCGAGTGTGCGGCCGCCGGGGAACTCGACCGCGCGCTGAAAGCCGGCGTCGCGCCCGAGGACCTCCAGTATACGGCGGTCAATCCGCCGGACGCCGACCTCGATTACGCGGTCGACCTGTGGGAGGACACCCCTGAGCTAACTATCACGGCGGGCGCCGAGATGACGCTGGACCGCCTCGAAGCCCGCGGCTTCGACGGCCGCCTTTCCCTCCGAGTCAATCCGGGCATCGGGACGGGCCACCACGAGAAGGTCGCGACGGGCAAGGACGCGAAGTTCGGCTTACCGTACGACGAGGTACCACGAGTCGCCGAGGAGGCCCGCGAGCGGTTCGATTTCGTCGGCCTGCACGCCCACGTCGGCAGCGGCGTCCTCTCGGAGGACCTCGACGACCACCGACGCGCCCTCGGGAAGGTCGCGGACCTCGCCGAGCGAGTGGGCGACCTCGAATTCCTCGACCTCGGTGGTGGTTTCGGCGTGCCCTACCGCCCCGACGAACCGGCGCTCGACATTGAGGGGGCCGCCGAGATGGTTCGGGAGGTCACCGCCGACGTCGACGCGACCATCGCGCTGGAGCCAGGTCGCTACCTCGTCGCCGACGCCGGCGCCCTCCTCACGCGGGTGAACACCATCAAGCAGACGCCCGAGACGCGCGTCGTCGGCGTCGACGCGGGCCTGACCGACATGATTCGGCCGGCGATGTTCGATTCGTATCATCACATCCGCAACGTCACGGGCGGCGACCGCGAGGCCGTCGAATCGAGCGTCGGCGGCCCGCTCTGTACCAGCGCGGACGTCTTCTGTACCGACCGGCCGATTCCGCGGCCCGAGGCCGAGGACCTGCTGGCTATCGGTAACGTCGGCGCGTACGGTATCAACCTCACCAGTCAGTTCCACTCCCAGCCCCGACCCGCGGAGGTCGCCATCGAGGGGGACGAGGCGCGCGTGACGCGCCGTCGGGAGACCTTCGAGGACCTGACGCGACTCGAAGACGAGGCGCCGGGAACGCGTTCTTCCGAGAAGTAG
- the purB gene encoding adenylosuccinate lyase yields the protein MTDRGPLFAVSPLDGRYARYTEPLTDYASEAALMRARVEVEVEYLIALADLDATPLELADDIRADLRALYEEFDAEDADVIKRLETEGYDGYSATNHDVKAVEYFIRMHLPDEDEQGPWVHFGLTSEDANNLAHRLLVKPAVEEVLAPEIREIRDTLAAEAREYRDLPMLARTHGQPATPTTYGKELAVYASRLGTALARLEAAAEEISGKLAGASGTYAAHHAAYPEVDWRAFSEEFVESLGLEHTALSTQVNPCDDLAAVFDALRGVNNVLRDLDLDMWLYVSDRYLGQETVEGETGSSTMPHKVNPIDFENSEGNLTKANSDLTFLGDYITTSRLQRDLSDSTVKRNIGAAFAHCLIAYGKTQNGLAKVAPNEDVMREELEANPEVIGEAVQTILRREGDTEAYERIKDLTRGQRATLADFRELFDELDVDDSVREELRALTPATYTGLGDELVDELD from the coding sequence ATGACCGACCGGGGCCCACTCTTCGCCGTCTCGCCGCTGGACGGCCGCTATGCCCGCTATACGGAACCGCTGACCGACTACGCCAGCGAGGCCGCCCTCATGCGCGCTCGCGTCGAAGTCGAGGTCGAGTACCTCATCGCCCTCGCCGATCTCGATGCGACGCCGCTGGAGTTGGCCGACGACATCCGGGCCGACCTCCGCGCCCTCTACGAGGAGTTCGACGCCGAGGACGCCGACGTCATCAAACGGCTCGAAACCGAGGGCTACGACGGCTATTCGGCGACGAACCACGACGTCAAGGCCGTCGAGTATTTCATCCGCATGCACCTGCCCGACGAGGACGAGCAGGGCCCGTGGGTCCACTTCGGCCTCACCAGCGAGGACGCCAACAACCTCGCCCATCGCCTGCTAGTCAAGCCCGCCGTCGAGGAGGTACTGGCCCCTGAAATCCGTGAGATTCGGGACACGCTGGCTGCTGAAGCCCGCGAGTACCGCGACCTGCCGATGCTCGCGCGTACTCACGGCCAACCCGCGACGCCGACCACCTACGGCAAGGAACTGGCCGTTTACGCCTCACGACTCGGCACGGCGCTGGCCCGTCTTGAGGCCGCCGCCGAGGAGATTTCGGGCAAACTCGCGGGCGCCTCCGGCACCTACGCCGCCCACCACGCCGCCTACCCCGAGGTCGACTGGCGAGCCTTCTCCGAGGAGTTCGTCGAGTCGCTCGGCCTCGAACACACCGCCCTCTCGACGCAGGTCAACCCCTGTGACGACCTCGCGGCGGTCTTCGACGCCCTCCGTGGCGTCAACAACGTCCTCCGGGACCTCGACCTCGACATGTGGCTCTACGTCTCCGACCGCTATCTCGGCCAGGAGACTGTCGAAGGGGAGACGGGCTCGTCGACGATGCCCCACAAGGTCAACCCCATCGACTTCGAGAACAGCGAGGGGAACCTGACGAAGGCCAACTCCGACCTCACGTTCCTCGGCGACTACATCACCACTTCGCGCCTCCAGCGAGACCTCTCGGATTCGACCGTCAAGCGCAACATCGGCGCCGCCTTCGCCCATTGTCTCATCGCCTACGGCAAGACCCAAAACGGCCTCGCGAAGGTCGCGCCCAACGAGGATGTCATGCGCGAGGAACTGGAGGCCAACCCGGAAGTCATCGGCGAGGCCGTCCAGACCATCCTCCGCCGCGAGGGTGACACCGAGGCCTACGAGCGCATCAAGGACCTCACCCGCGGTCAGCGCGCGACGCTGGCCGACTTCCGCGAGTTGTTCGACGAACTCGACGTCGACGACTCCGTTCGGGAAGAACTGCGCGCTCTGACCCCCGCGACCTACACCGGCCTCGGCGACGAACTGGTCGACGAACTCGACTGA
- the dapA gene encoding 4-hydroxy-tetrahydrodipicolinate synthase — MTHDTFTGVFPAMTTPFHDDESIDHETLRDHAQRLEAAGVDGLVPVGTTGESATMTHDEHIDVVETVIDAVDDVPVIAGSGSNNTREALELSERAADAGADGLLLISPYYNIPEPDGMEHHFRQIADAVDLPQIIYNVPGRTGRNIAVETAVSLSEHENIVGYKAASGDLNRTNEVIERTREENFAVLSGDDALTLPIIAQGGSGCISVSANVEPERTVALVGAALENDFDRARDLQYELGDLFRTLFIETNPIPIKEAMEIRDIHSSTMRSPLSPLQPENRERLREVLDDLER, encoded by the coding sequence ATGACACACGACACGTTCACCGGCGTCTTCCCCGCGATGACGACGCCGTTCCACGACGACGAGAGCATCGACCACGAAACCCTCCGCGACCACGCCCAGCGACTCGAAGCCGCGGGCGTCGACGGCCTCGTGCCCGTCGGCACCACCGGCGAATCGGCGACGATGACCCACGACGAACACATCGACGTCGTCGAAACGGTCATCGATGCCGTCGACGACGTGCCCGTTATCGCGGGCTCGGGCTCGAACAACACTCGCGAGGCGCTGGAACTCTCCGAGCGGGCCGCCGACGCCGGCGCCGACGGCCTGCTGCTCATCTCGCCGTACTACAACATCCCCGAACCCGACGGGATGGAGCATCACTTCCGGCAAATCGCGGACGCCGTCGACCTGCCGCAAATCATCTACAACGTTCCGGGTCGAACGGGCCGCAACATCGCCGTCGAGACGGCCGTCTCGCTGTCCGAACACGAGAACATCGTCGGCTACAAGGCCGCAAGCGGCGACCTCAACCGAACCAACGAGGTCATCGAGCGCACCCGCGAGGAGAACTTCGCGGTGCTGTCCGGTGACGACGCACTGACCCTGCCCATCATCGCACAGGGCGGTTCCGGGTGTATCTCCGTCTCCGCGAACGTCGAACCCGAACGGACCGTCGCGCTGGTCGGTGCGGCCCTCGAAAACGACTTCGACCGTGCCCGTGACCTCCAGTACGAACTCGGCGACCTCTTCCGGACGCTGTTCATCGAGACCAACCCCATCCCCATCAAGGAGGCCATGGAGATTCGGGACATCCACTCCTCGACGATGCGCTCGCCGCTGAGTCCGCTCCAGCCCGAGAACCGCGAACGGCTCCGTGAGGTCCTCGACGACCTGGAACGATGA
- a CDS encoding acyl-CoA carboxylase subunit beta, with the protein MTDESMADLIEKVRQAKRAVEDAGRPEAVEKQHAQDKLTARERVDYLCEDFDEIGQLAAPAPTTPETADWEREDAPADGVIAGVGDVDGRPVAVAATDFTVKGGSIGHTGGAKMRRVMELALERGFPLILLHDGGGHRIQEGLDARPTAQGDGGIFRTQTKLSGWVPIVSAMMGPGFAAPTNFSAMADFVPMVDGSTLGVAGPSLVKAALGVDLSKEELGGVDVQTAETGMADRAFPDDEACLDGIREFLSYLPRNARREPPAVDAAPPSEATRTDLEDVMPADPKKGYDIGAIIEGVTDEDSFFELKPDFARNIVTGFARIDGNPVGVIANNPRAMAGTIDADASIASARFASLCDAFDLPILTLEDVPGILPGPDSETDGVARAAGKLPYELNRATVPILNVVLRRGYGFGHVAMGGGESVQNVLTAVWPTAEVAAMGIEGAVDVVHGREIEAAEDPEAKRAELVEFYKDRTDAIRAVEGVGMDAVIEPADTYGWIRRALDRYDEPREEDWPPKKHSINPW; encoded by the coding sequence ATGACAGATGAGAGCATGGCGGACCTCATCGAGAAGGTCCGGCAGGCGAAACGCGCCGTCGAGGACGCAGGCCGGCCCGAGGCCGTCGAGAAACAGCACGCACAGGACAAACTCACCGCCCGCGAGCGGGTCGACTACCTCTGTGAGGACTTCGACGAAATCGGGCAACTCGCCGCACCCGCGCCGACGACGCCCGAAACCGCCGACTGGGAACGGGAGGACGCCCCGGCAGACGGCGTGATTGCTGGCGTGGGGGACGTCGACGGACGACCGGTCGCCGTCGCCGCCACCGACTTCACCGTCAAGGGTGGCTCCATCGGCCACACGGGCGGCGCCAAGATGCGGCGCGTCATGGAGTTGGCCCTCGAACGCGGCTTTCCCCTAATCCTCCTGCACGACGGCGGCGGCCACCGGATTCAGGAGGGTCTCGACGCCCGCCCGACCGCGCAGGGCGACGGCGGCATCTTCCGCACGCAGACGAAACTCTCGGGGTGGGTGCCCATCGTCTCGGCGATGATGGGCCCCGGCTTCGCCGCGCCGACCAATTTCTCGGCGATGGCCGATTTCGTGCCGATGGTCGACGGCTCCACGCTCGGCGTCGCTGGCCCGTCACTCGTGAAAGCCGCGTTGGGCGTCGACCTCTCGAAGGAGGAGTTAGGTGGCGTCGACGTCCAGACCGCCGAGACGGGCATGGCCGACCGCGCCTTCCCGGACGACGAGGCCTGTCTCGACGGCATCCGCGAGTTCCTCTCGTATCTGCCGCGGAACGCCCGCCGCGAGCCTCCCGCGGTCGACGCGGCGCCGCCCTCCGAAGCCACCCGGACGGACCTCGAAGACGTGATGCCCGCCGACCCGAAGAAGGGCTACGACATCGGGGCCATCATCGAGGGCGTCACCGACGAGGACAGTTTCTTCGAACTCAAACCCGACTTCGCCCGCAACATCGTCACCGGCTTCGCCCGCATCGACGGCAACCCCGTCGGCGTCATCGCGAACAACCCCCGAGCGATGGCGGGGACCATCGACGCCGACGCCTCGATTGCCTCCGCCCGGTTCGCCTCCCTCTGCGACGCTTTCGACCTCCCCATCCTCACGCTGGAGGACGTCCCCGGCATCCTCCCCGGCCCCGACTCCGAGACGGACGGCGTCGCCCGCGCGGCCGGCAAACTCCCCTACGAACTCAACCGGGCGACGGTGCCCATCCTCAACGTCGTCCTCCGGCGCGGCTACGGCTTCGGCCACGTTGCCATGGGCGGCGGCGAATCGGTCCAGAACGTCCTCACCGCCGTTTGGCCGACCGCCGAGGTGGCCGCGATGGGTATCGAGGGTGCCGTCGACGTGGTCCATGGCCGGGAGATCGAGGCCGCCGAGGACCCCGAGGCCAAGCGCGCGGAACTGGTCGAGTTCTACAAGGACCGCACCGACGCCATCCGCGCCGTCGAGGGCGTCGGCATGGACGCCGTCATCGAACCCGCCGACACCTACGGCTGGATTCGCCGCGCGCTGGACCGCTACGACGAACCGCGCGAGGAGGACTGGCCGCCGAAGAAACACAGTATCAACCCGTGGTGA
- a CDS encoding PaaI family thioesterase has product MTDVNRRFLTDHDHLQDLGIAIEAQEEGYVRLSLPFDESLANPGSGVMQGGVVATLIDHGGGAALRTTLDEPAETPHASTELNVSYVRPASGDLTAEATVVRSGTSMAVVEVEVTTEFGGEEKTVAVGRVSLHIDRE; this is encoded by the coding sequence ATGACCGACGTGAACCGCCGATTTCTGACCGACCACGACCACCTGCAGGACCTCGGTATCGCCATCGAGGCACAGGAGGAGGGATATGTCCGCCTCTCGTTGCCGTTCGACGAGTCGCTCGCGAACCCCGGTAGCGGGGTCATGCAGGGCGGCGTCGTCGCGACGCTTATCGACCACGGGGGCGGTGCCGCGCTTCGGACGACGCTGGACGAGCCCGCCGAGACGCCGCACGCGTCGACCGAACTGAACGTGAGCTACGTTCGTCCTGCCTCGGGTGATTTGACGGCCGAGGCGACGGTCGTTCGCTCCGGGACGTCGATGGCCGTCGTCGAAGTCGAGGTGACGACGGAGTTCGGGGGCGAGGAGAAGACGGTTGCGGTCGGTCGCGTCTCGCTGCATATCGACCGCGAATAG
- the dapB gene encoding 4-hydroxy-tetrahydrodipicolinate reductase yields the protein MKLVVIGATGRTGSEIVAEASGRGHDVDGIARSEDTIEDVRVHTSDALPDLLEDADAVIDFTVPSATREYAELVAEAGVPYVVGTTGFNEQGIDALREASESTAVLKASNFAKGVQALMRVVEAGVEALPEYDIELTETHHNGKRDAPSGTANTVLDVIDQARDEELDRTHGREGEHLREESEVGVHVRRAGNVRGEHEVMLAGNDEVLTLTHRAESRRVFAAGAVDAAEWLADKEPGWYDFADAL from the coding sequence ATGAAACTGGTCGTCATCGGCGCGACGGGCCGGACCGGCAGCGAAATCGTCGCCGAGGCCAGCGGCCGCGGCCACGACGTCGACGGTATCGCCCGCTCGGAGGATACCATCGAGGACGTGCGCGTCCACACCAGCGATGCCCTGCCCGACCTGCTCGAAGACGCGGATGCGGTCATCGATTTCACCGTCCCGAGCGCCACGCGGGAGTACGCCGAACTGGTCGCCGAGGCCGGCGTCCCCTACGTCGTCGGCACGACGGGCTTCAACGAGCAGGGCATCGACGCCCTCCGCGAAGCTAGCGAGTCGACGGCCGTCCTCAAGGCCTCGAACTTCGCGAAGGGCGTGCAGGCGCTCATGCGGGTCGTCGAGGCCGGCGTCGAGGCGCTGCCGGAGTACGACATCGAACTCACCGAAACCCACCACAACGGCAAGCGCGACGCGCCGAGCGGCACCGCGAACACCGTCTTGGATGTCATCGACCAAGCCCGCGACGAGGAACTCGACCGAACTCACGGCCGCGAGGGCGAGCATCTGCGCGAGGAGAGCGAGGTGGGCGTCCACGTCCGTCGGGCCGGCAACGTCCGCGGCGAACACGAGGTCATGCTCGCTGGCAACGACGAAGTGCTAACGTTGACCCACCGAGCGGAATCCCGGCGGGTCTTCGCCGCCGGCGCCGTCGACGCCGCCGAATGGCTGGCCGACAAGGAGCCCGGCTGGTACGACTTCGCCGACGCGCTGTAG
- a CDS encoding helix-turn-helix transcriptional regulator has translation MTDRREEFDAHPEAEKLDAADAFSLLGDSLRLDIIRVLWEAGRGNAVPFSDLYDRVDVSDTGKFNYHRQQLVPHYVRKSEDGYRLTQAGERVARAVNAGIYTENTEMEDFDVRGSCYDCGAADLRGEYVGGRFRIDCRDCDNRVLNVGVPPSAARGRDPAEFVDTYEVWARTRTEQAKRGVCPVCTGPMEPGLSEPIRDTLDIDLQAVFDCTVCDRRTVSYFGMLALWHEDVEAFLRERDPSLLERPYWAVEQAMTDRHATLVSEEPFRYRVTFRADGDVCAVAFDDTLDVVELSVEAAADE, from the coding sequence ATGACCGACCGACGCGAGGAGTTCGATGCCCATCCCGAGGCCGAGAAACTGGACGCCGCGGACGCTTTCTCGCTGCTGGGCGATTCGCTTCGACTCGACATCATCCGAGTGCTCTGGGAGGCCGGCCGCGGGAACGCCGTTCCCTTTTCGGACCTGTACGACCGGGTCGACGTCTCGGATACGGGCAAGTTCAACTACCACCGCCAGCAACTCGTCCCGCACTACGTTCGGAAATCGGAGGACGGCTACCGACTGACGCAGGCCGGCGAGCGCGTCGCTCGCGCGGTTAACGCCGGCATCTACACGGAGAACACCGAGATGGAGGACTTCGACGTCCGAGGGTCCTGCTACGACTGCGGCGCCGCCGACCTCCGCGGTGAGTACGTCGGTGGCCGGTTCCGCATCGACTGCCGCGACTGCGATAATCGGGTCCTGAACGTCGGCGTCCCGCCGAGTGCTGCCCGCGGACGGGACCCGGCGGAGTTCGTCGATACCTACGAAGTGTGGGCCCGAACCCGGACCGAACAGGCAAAGCGCGGCGTCTGTCCGGTCTGTACCGGGCCGATGGAGCCGGGACTCAGCGAACCGATTCGGGACACCCTCGATATCGACCTGCAGGCGGTCTTCGACTGTACCGTCTGCGACCGGCGGACCGTCTCCTACTTCGGCATGCTGGCACTGTGGCACGAGGACGTCGAGGCGTTCCTCCGCGAGCGCGACCCGTCGCTCCTCGAGCGGCCGTACTGGGCGGTCGAACAGGCGATGACCGACCGCCACGCCACCCTCGTCTCCGAGGAACCGTTCCGGTACCGGGTCACGTTCCGTGCCGACGGCGACGTCTGTGCGGTCGCGTTCGACGATACCCTCGACGTGGTTGAGCTATCGGTCGAAGCCGCGGCAGACGAGTGA
- a CDS encoding M48 family metalloprotease yields MRHLGLKARMAFVGSVLFGFYALVAIIAVQVYGVGLPIVFLGTIAFAGFQYKFGKWAAIRSSGAEDMDEDRYAEVHRSVERIADEMDLDKPRLMVADMGVPNAFAVGRRGAGVVVVSTELMATLSHDELEAVLAHELAHIDNRDVITMVMGQSIASMLGLAAYFAIAFSREGGIGNIIIGYMASMLVQSVTMVFVLAISRYREYVADSDAARHVGGDAMASALQKISAAGKGRDADLDSDVAALCIFGGDRGGLEKLFATHPPIEKRIEAVRSVEKEFY; encoded by the coding sequence ATGAGACACCTAGGACTCAAAGCCCGGATGGCATTCGTCGGGAGCGTGCTCTTCGGCTTCTACGCGCTCGTCGCCATCATCGCCGTGCAGGTCTACGGCGTCGGCCTGCCCATCGTCTTCCTGGGCACCATCGCCTTCGCCGGCTTCCAGTACAAGTTCGGCAAGTGGGCCGCGATACGGAGTTCCGGCGCCGAGGACATGGACGAGGACCGCTACGCCGAAGTCCATCGCTCGGTCGAGCGCATCGCCGACGAGATGGACCTCGACAAGCCGCGCCTGATGGTCGCCGATATGGGCGTCCCCAACGCCTTCGCCGTCGGCCGCCGTGGCGCCGGCGTCGTCGTGGTCTCGACGGAACTCATGGCTACCCTGAGCCACGACGAACTCGAAGCCGTCCTCGCCCACGAACTCGCCCACATCGACAACCGCGACGTCATCACGATGGTGATGGGCCAGTCTATCGCCTCCATGCTCGGCTTGGCGGCTTACTTCGCCATCGCCTTCTCCCGGGAGGGCGGCATCGGCAACATCATCATCGGCTACATGGCCTCCATGCTCGTCCAGTCGGTGACGATGGTGTTCGTGCTGGCCATCTCCCGCTATCGGGAGTACGTCGCCGACTCCGACGCGGCCCGCCACGTCGGCGGCGACGCGATGGCCAGTGCCCTCCAGAAGATTAGCGCCGCCGGCAAGGGTCGCGATGCGGACCTCGATTCGGACGTCGCCGCGCTGTGTATCTTCGGCGGCGACCGCGGCGGCCTCGAAAAACTGTTCGCAACCCACCCGCCCATCGAGAAGCGTATCGAGGCGGTTCGGAGCGTCGAAAAAGAGTTCTACTGA
- a CDS encoding 2,3,4,5-tetrahydropyridine-2,6-dicarboxylate N-succinyltransferase, whose protein sequence is MSALENDIAELQQRKEDGLTAEDVGSEELAVLEEFLQALEAGEVRAAEKRDGEWQANEWVKQGILLNFTLRDIQSHNYGGVDYHDVLPLRETEDLPERGTRNTPDGTVIRRGAYVGSDAILMSPAFVNIGAHIGDGTLVDSCDTVGSAAQIGDDVKLGANTLIGGVLEPVEAAPVIVEDGVSLGAGCRVTSGFVVGENSIVGENTLLTPRIPVYDLVEEEVLYGELPPERRAFTRFVESSVGDHDLFEGGAYKPAVVATDVEEETLEATQREDALRDN, encoded by the coding sequence ATGAGTGCGCTCGAAAACGACATCGCCGAACTGCAGCAGCGCAAGGAAGACGGACTGACGGCCGAAGACGTGGGCTCCGAGGAACTCGCGGTCCTCGAAGAGTTCCTGCAGGCCCTCGAAGCCGGCGAGGTTCGCGCCGCCGAGAAACGCGACGGCGAGTGGCAGGCCAACGAGTGGGTCAAGCAGGGCATCCTACTGAACTTCACGCTCCGCGACATCCAGAGCCACAACTACGGCGGCGTCGACTACCACGACGTCCTGCCGCTCCGCGAGACCGAGGACCTCCCCGAACGGGGGACCCGGAACACGCCCGACGGGACGGTCATCCGCCGCGGCGCCTACGTCGGCAGCGACGCGATTCTCATGTCCCCGGCGTTCGTCAACATCGGCGCCCATATCGGCGACGGCACGCTCGTCGACTCCTGTGACACGGTCGGGTCGGCCGCCCAGATTGGCGACGACGTCAAACTCGGCGCGAACACGCTCATCGGTGGCGTCCTCGAACCCGTCGAGGCCGCGCCGGTCATCGTCGAGGACGGCGTCTCCCTTGGCGCCGGCTGTCGGGTCACCTCCGGCTTCGTCGTCGGCGAGAACAGCATCGTCGGCGAGAACACGCTCCTGACCCCGCGCATCCCGGTCTACGACCTCGTCGAGGAGGAAGTCCTCTACGGCGAACTGCCGCCCGAGCGGCGGGCCTTCACCCGGTTCGTGGAATCCAGCGTCGGCGACCACGACCTCTTCGAGGGCGGCGCCTACAAGCCCGCCGTCGTCGCGACTGACGTCGAAGAGGAGACCCTGGAGGCGACCCAGCGCGAGGACGCCCTGCGCGATAACTAA